The Oscillospiraceae bacterium genome includes a region encoding these proteins:
- the argB gene encoding acetylglutamate kinase has translation MDMTGISNAERASILVHALPYIQNYNNKIIVVKYGGNAMINEELKDSVMQDIVLLSLIGVKVVLVHGGGPEITEVLSKMGKKSEFVDGLRVTDKETVEVAQMVLAGKINKNLVNLIENKNGQAIGLSGMDGHMIEAEMKDERLGYVGTITNINVKPILDVLEKGYIPVISTLGCDKKGNVYNINADTAAAKIAGALEAESLISMTDISGILKDKDDPSTLIHKITLDEAEALVADGTINGGMIPKVECCTDAIKWGVKKVFIIDGRIPHAILIETLTDEGIGTMFKVKF, from the coding sequence ATGGACATGACGGGTATTTCAAACGCCGAGCGGGCCAGCATTTTGGTGCACGCGCTGCCGTATATTCAAAATTACAACAATAAGATCATCGTGGTCAAATACGGCGGCAACGCGATGATCAACGAGGAACTCAAGGACTCGGTGATGCAGGACATCGTGCTGCTGTCGCTCATCGGCGTCAAGGTCGTGTTGGTGCACGGCGGCGGCCCCGAGATCACCGAAGTGCTCTCCAAGATGGGCAAAAAGAGCGAATTCGTCGACGGGCTTCGGGTCACCGACAAAGAGACCGTCGAGGTCGCGCAGATGGTGCTCGCGGGGAAAATCAACAAAAACCTCGTCAATCTGATCGAGAATAAAAACGGGCAGGCGATCGGGCTTTCGGGTATGGACGGACATATGATCGAGGCCGAGATGAAGGATGAACGCCTCGGCTACGTCGGCACGATTACGAACATCAACGTAAAGCCGATTCTCGACGTGCTCGAAAAGGGCTATATTCCGGTGATTTCGACGCTCGGGTGCGATAAAAAGGGCAACGTCTACAACATCAACGCCGACACCGCTGCCGCCAAAATCGCGGGCGCGCTCGAAGCTGAAAGTTTGATTTCGATGACCGACATCAGCGGCATTTTAAAAGATAAAGACGATCCGTCCACTTTAATTCATAAGATCACGCTCGACGAGGCCGAAGCGCTGGTCGCCGACGGCACGATCAACGGCGGGATGATCCCGAAAGTCGAGTGCTGCACCGACGCGATAAAGTGGGGCGTAAAAAAGGTGTTCATCATCGACGGGCGCATCCCGCATGCGATTTTGATCGAGACCTTGACCGATGAGGGCATCGGGACGATGTTTAAGGTGAAGTTTTAA